One Azospirillum sp. B510 genomic window carries:
- the rplT gene encoding 50S ribosomal protein L20: protein MARVKRGVTTHARHRKILKLAKGYRGRNSKNFRIAIEKVEKALRYAYRDRRNKKRDFRGLWIQRINAGVRQYGLTYSRFINGIKLAGIEIDRKVLSDLAAREPEAFKTLVDKAQAALASKAAA, encoded by the coding sequence ATGGCTCGTGTTAAGCGCGGCGTCACGACGCACGCCCGTCACCGCAAGATCCTGAAGCTCGCCAAGGGCTACCGGGGTCGCAATTCCAAGAATTTCCGCATCGCGATCGAGAAGGTCGAAAAGGCGCTTCGTTACGCCTACCGCGACCGCCGCAACAAGAAGCGCGATTTCCGCGGCCTGTGGATCCAGCGCATCAACGCCGGTGTCCGTCAGTATGGCCTGACCTACTCGCGCTTCATCAACGGCATCAAGCTGGCCGGCATCGAGATCGACCGCAAGGTCCTGTCCGATCTGGCCGCGCGCGAGCCGGAGGCCTTCAAGACCCTGGTGGACAAGGCCCAGGCCGCGCTCGCCTCCAAGGCCGCCGCGTAA
- the rpmI gene encoding 50S ribosomal protein L35 — MPKLKTKSGAKKRFKVTATGKVRAQAAYKRHCLEQKSPNMKRNARGMMTLCDSNARTVLKNWLRNA, encoded by the coding sequence ATGCCCAAGCTGAAGACGAAGAGCGGCGCCAAGAAGCGCTTCAAGGTGACCGCCACGGGTAAGGTCCGCGCTCAGGCCGCCTACAAGCGCCACTGCCTGGAACAGAAGTCCCCGAACATGAAGCGCAACGCGCGCGGCATGATGACCCTGTGCGACTCCAACGCCCGCACGGTGCTGAAGAATTGGCTGCGCAACGCCTGA
- a CDS encoding class I SAM-dependent methyltransferase — protein MSDRIPDPQKPVSGAEGNWFGFTPVDPSAKSGLVRTLFDSVATNYDLMNDLMSGGIHRLWKDTLMELVAPRPDMTLLDVAGGTGDVAFRFLKKGGGAAVVCDITEAMVRVGRDRAIDRNILSGVQWTVGDAEKLPITSRSVDAYTIAFGLRNVTRIDEAIREAHRVLKPGGKFYCLEFSHVVLPVLRELYDVYSFQVLPFMGRVVAKDEASYRYLVESIRRFPQQADLAKRIEAAGFGAVRVRNLSGGIAAIHSGWRI, from the coding sequence ATGAGCGACCGCATCCCCGACCCGCAAAAGCCCGTGTCCGGTGCCGAAGGCAACTGGTTCGGCTTCACCCCCGTCGATCCGTCCGCCAAGTCCGGGCTGGTCCGCACCCTCTTCGACAGCGTGGCGACCAACTACGACCTGATGAACGACCTGATGTCGGGCGGCATCCATCGGCTGTGGAAGGACACGCTGATGGAGTTGGTGGCGCCCAGGCCGGACATGACCCTGCTCGACGTGGCGGGCGGCACCGGCGACGTCGCCTTCCGCTTCCTCAAGAAGGGCGGCGGGGCGGCGGTGGTCTGCGACATCACCGAGGCGATGGTCCGGGTCGGCCGCGACCGCGCCATCGACCGCAACATCCTGTCCGGCGTGCAATGGACGGTGGGCGACGCGGAAAAGCTGCCCATCACCTCGCGCTCGGTCGACGCCTACACCATCGCCTTCGGCCTGCGCAACGTCACCCGCATCGACGAGGCGATCAGGGAGGCCCACCGCGTCCTGAAGCCGGGCGGCAAGTTCTATTGCCTGGAGTTCAGCCACGTCGTGCTGCCGGTGCTGCGCGAGCTGTACGACGTCTATTCCTTCCAGGTGCTGCCCTTCATGGGCCGCGTGGTGGCGAAGGACGAGGCGAGCTACCGCTATCTGGTCGAGAGCATCCGCCGCTTCCCGCAGCAGGCCGATCTGGCGAAACGGATCGAGGCGGCGGGATTCGGCGCCGTGCGCGTGCGCAACCTGTCGGGCGGGATCGCCGCCATCCATTCCGGCTGGCGGATCTAG